The Kineococcus endophyticus genome contains a region encoding:
- a CDS encoding EAL domain-containing protein, producing the protein MTTGSSIHDVLREQAIHSVYQPIVDLDTGAVVAYEALARGPVGPLQRPDQLFAAARAEGVLSELDHACRAAALRGALEHGVVAPLTLFVNVEPEILDAAPLAELMALADGTLDGLRVVVEMTERALAARPAELLRTVTRVRELGWAIALDDVGADAMSLAFMPLLRPDVVKLDLRLVQDRPGPAVAQIMNAVNAYAQETGALVLAEGIEDEGHLLTARALGAQLGQGWLFGRPSAPPPPTAAVSGLVLPPPAPVSAAETPSPFSLLPAGTPLRRAPKALLIELSKQLEREAMRLGDTCVVASTFQFARHFTPATRSRYRDLADRVGFVCALGEDLPETPLPGVRGAALDPHDPVRGEWDVVVLAPHFAAALLARDLGDAGPERERMFEYALTYERTTVAAAAQSLLSRVAPRTATVPEAPVTVPRRTAPARIPAAVAPEAAEALLQRALGATTSGIAIADMLRPDEPLVYVNSAFEELSGLRAEDVLGRNCRVLQGADTDRTTVDEIRTALRGGLEWRGVLLNYRGPQREPWWNEVYLAPVTDASGRVVQYIGVQNDVTARVRAEQELDLERERSREHLRRIERFAFTDPLTGLANRRHVEPLVEAALRREGTRTALLFCDLDGFKVVNDELGHAAGDDLLVEVARRLRQSTPADAVLARLGGDEFIVALTGLHPDDADDVAARTVADVAARVADPVDLHGVQLSLGVSTGVSVSGADGRTFEDLLRTADHAMYRVKRRRVTV; encoded by the coding sequence GTGACGACCGGCTCTTCGATCCACGACGTCCTGCGCGAGCAGGCCATCCACAGCGTCTACCAGCCGATCGTCGACCTCGACACCGGCGCGGTCGTCGCGTACGAGGCCCTGGCCCGCGGCCCCGTCGGCCCGCTGCAGCGCCCCGACCAGCTCTTCGCCGCCGCCCGCGCCGAGGGCGTGCTGTCCGAGCTCGACCACGCCTGCCGGGCCGCGGCCCTGCGCGGGGCGCTGGAGCACGGCGTCGTCGCGCCCCTGACGCTCTTCGTCAACGTCGAACCGGAGATCCTCGACGCCGCCCCGCTGGCCGAACTCATGGCGCTCGCCGACGGCACCCTGGACGGGCTGCGCGTCGTCGTGGAGATGACCGAACGCGCCCTCGCAGCGCGCCCCGCCGAACTCCTGCGCACCGTCACCCGCGTCCGCGAACTCGGCTGGGCCATCGCCCTCGACGACGTCGGGGCGGACGCGATGTCGCTGGCGTTCATGCCGCTGCTGCGCCCGGACGTCGTCAAGCTCGACCTGCGCCTGGTGCAGGACCGGCCCGGCCCCGCGGTCGCGCAGATCATGAACGCGGTGAACGCCTACGCCCAGGAGACCGGCGCCCTGGTGCTGGCCGAGGGGATCGAGGACGAGGGGCACCTGCTCACCGCCCGCGCCCTCGGCGCCCAGCTGGGCCAGGGCTGGTTGTTCGGCCGCCCCTCCGCCCCGCCGCCGCCCACGGCCGCGGTCTCCGGGCTCGTCCTGCCGCCGCCGGCGCCGGTGAGCGCCGCCGAGACCCCGTCGCCGTTCTCCCTGCTGCCCGCGGGAACCCCGTTGCGGCGCGCCCCCAAGGCGCTGCTCATCGAACTGAGCAAGCAGCTCGAACGCGAGGCCATGCGCCTGGGCGACACCTGCGTCGTCGCCTCCACGTTCCAGTTCGCGCGGCACTTCACCCCCGCCACCCGCAGCCGCTACCGCGACCTCGCCGACCGCGTGGGGTTCGTCTGCGCGCTCGGGGAGGACCTGCCCGAGACCCCCCTACCCGGTGTGCGCGGGGCGGCCCTGGACCCCCACGACCCCGTCCGCGGTGAGTGGGACGTCGTCGTCCTCGCCCCGCACTTCGCCGCGGCGCTGCTGGCGCGCGACCTCGGTGACGCCGGCCCGGAGCGGGAACGGATGTTCGAGTACGCGCTGACGTACGAACGCACGACCGTCGCGGCGGCCGCCCAGTCGCTGCTGTCCCGCGTCGCTCCGCGCACCGCGACCGTCCCGGAGGCCCCCGTCACGGTGCCGCGGCGCACCGCCCCTGCGCGGATCCCCGCGGCCGTGGCCCCCGAGGCCGCGGAGGCGTTGCTGCAGCGCGCCCTCGGGGCGACGACGAGCGGCATCGCCATCGCGGACATGCTGCGCCCGGACGAACCGCTGGTGTACGTGAACTCCGCCTTCGAGGAACTCTCCGGGCTGCGGGCCGAGGACGTCCTGGGCCGCAACTGCCGTGTCCTGCAGGGCGCGGACACCGACAGGACGACCGTCGACGAGATCCGCACCGCCCTGCGGGGCGGCCTGGAGTGGCGCGGGGTGCTGCTGAACTACCGCGGCCCGCAGCGCGAACCCTGGTGGAACGAGGTGTACCTCGCCCCCGTCACCGACGCCTCCGGCCGCGTCGTGCAGTACATCGGCGTCCAGAACGACGTCACCGCCCGCGTCCGGGCCGAGCAGGAGCTCGACCTCGAACGCGAACGGTCCCGCGAGCACCTGCGGCGCATCGAGCGGTTCGCCTTCACCGACCCGCTGACCGGGCTCGCGAACCGCCGGCACGTCGAACCCCTCGTCGAGGCCGCGCTCCGCCGCGAGGGCACCCGCACGGCCCTGCTGTTCTGCGACCTCGACGGGTTCAAGGTCGTCAACGACGAACTCGGCCACGCGGCCGGGGACGACCTGCTCGTCGAGGTGGCCCGGCGCCTGCGCCAGTCGACGCCGGCCGACGCCGTGCTCGCCCGCCTCGGCGGGGACGAGTTCATCGTCGCGCTCACCGGCCTGCACCCCGACGACGCCGACGACGTCGCCGCCCGCACGGTGGCCGACGTCGCCGCCCGCGTCGCCGACCCCGTCGACCTGCACGGTGTGCAGCTCTCGCTCGGGGTCAGCACGGGCGTCTCGGTGTCCGGCGCGGACGGGCGCACTTTCGAGGACCTGCTGCGGACCGCCGACCACGCGATGTACCGGGTGAAGCGGAGGCGCGTCACCGTCTGA
- a CDS encoding ROK family protein → MSVVLAVDVGGTGLKGAVVDVHGRTLARRDRPTALDGRGPAENLLALLADLSALAGPQAPVAVGVGTPGIVEEATGTVVYASNLGWRDFGLRALLEDSTGLPVGVGHDARAAGRAEQLASGTHGSFVFVPIGTGIAAALVVEGTAVSGVSGAAGEFGHVVVHPGGELCPCGQRGCVEAYAAGGAVLRRYRARGGEAASTAEVVGLVGADPRADEVWADAVRALALGLQGLTMLLDPAEIVIGGGVSGAGAVLLDPLEAELRALLAWRSPPPLRTARWGSEAGRIGAALLGFERVGTTPEFLL, encoded by the coding sequence GTGAGCGTGGTGCTGGCCGTCGACGTCGGTGGGACCGGGTTGAAGGGGGCGGTCGTCGACGTGCACGGGCGCACCCTGGCCCGGCGCGACCGGCCGACGGCCCTGGACGGTCGCGGTCCGGCGGAGAACCTGCTGGCCCTGCTGGCGGACCTGTCGGCCCTGGCGGGTCCACAGGCACCCGTCGCCGTCGGCGTCGGAACCCCGGGCATCGTCGAGGAGGCCACGGGCACCGTCGTCTACGCCTCGAACCTCGGCTGGCGGGACTTCGGGCTGCGGGCGCTGCTGGAGGACTCGACGGGGCTCCCGGTCGGCGTGGGTCACGACGCGCGGGCCGCGGGCCGGGCCGAGCAGCTCGCCTCCGGCACGCACGGCAGCTTCGTCTTCGTCCCCATCGGCACGGGGATCGCGGCCGCGCTCGTCGTCGAGGGGACGGCGGTCTCGGGCGTCTCCGGGGCGGCGGGGGAGTTCGGGCACGTGGTCGTCCACCCCGGCGGAGAACTGTGCCCGTGCGGGCAGCGGGGGTGCGTCGAGGCCTACGCGGCCGGCGGTGCGGTGCTGCGCCGGTACCGCGCCCGGGGCGGCGAGGCGGCCTCGACGGCCGAGGTCGTCGGCCTCGTCGGCGCGGACCCGCGCGCCGACGAGGTGTGGGCGGACGCCGTCCGCGCGCTGGCGCTGGGGCTGCAGGGGCTGACCATGCTGCTCGACCCGGCCGAGATCGTCATCGGGGGAGGGGTGTCGGGGGCCGGTGCGGTGCTGCTCGACCCGCTCGAGGCCGAGCTCCGCGCGCTGCTCGCCTGGCGGTCGCCGCCCCCGTTGCGGACGGCCCGCTGGGGGTCGGAGGCGGGCCGCATCGGCGCCGCCCTGCTGGGGTTCGAGCGGGTCGGGACGACCCCGGAGTTCCTGCTCTAG